The genomic interval ACACCTCTAAAGATCGTGGTAACACTACTACGGAATAAGTCAAATACTAAGAAGGTAAAGTTGGTAAGGTATAAGTGATATATGGCTTACAACTTTAGCATATTCCTTAGCATCTTTTTTGCCTTTTGTTTTTAAGCTCCTACCATAAGGTATAAATGGTAAGGTATACATAGGGTTTTTGGATGACAACGGCTATTATTTGAATCATGATTGAAAAAACTGCTACTATTTTTTTGTCAACATCTATAACGGCTAGTTAACggatatttttgaaaattctatATAAACACATATTCACCACATCAAGAGGTGATGATGATCTTCAGGAGTACTAAATTCGGTGATTAGTGActtcttttaatatttatgtattatttagttattttacttttatgcaTCAGTGTGTATGATACTTTTTTCGAGCTCGGAGGTCATCTCTGATAAGATTTTGAAGAGACCGTTAATTATCGTTTTAAATCATAAGTAATTATTatacattaaaataatttaactcgATCATATTCAATATTGGGCTCATATGAAAGAGCTCACTGTGAGGTTCGTGATAGTACAAATACAatagttatttgtaaaaaataaaaataagcatGGTATTTATGGAGAAAATTAATATgtaactaaaattaaaatgtatataattgtaatattAGAAAAAGTATGAGGATAGATtgggaaaaaaatgaaaaaataataaaaaatataacttATTTACCTTACGGAATGGAATGCCATAGATAGTATTCTACTGTTCACATaaggtaaaatttttttttgagaaatgaTAGATACCTTATAATGAAAGATAGTAGTAAGATATATTAATGATTTTAACTTATGGTGGGAAATGGTTTCTCCTCCTATGTAGTAGTTATTATCAAACATGAATTCAAAGAAATCCAAAGAAATCCTAACTGACTAATTGACCATCCTTTTACTGCACCAACGACCCTAATATTTCCTCCCCTAAACTGAAAAGCAGTCACCTCTTCCACAGCTCCCGATCCTACGCCGCCACTGCCCTTCACGAAGACAAACAAAAGCGCGGTAAAAAGTGGTTCACTCTACCTCCCTTCACTGACGCCATAAACGGCGCCGCTTTGGGCCGAGAGCTCTCCCGTAGCGTCGGCAGAGACGTGTACGCTAagacctcctcctcctcctcctcctccgctgCACCGGCCACGACGGCGCTCAAATGGATCACCAGGTGCTGCCCGGAGATCCCCAGAAGCCTTGTGCAGGAGCTCTTCCGGTTGAGACAGGTTGGTTGGGCTCTTTTGAAGTTTGAGTGCATTTTGGAAATGGGTTTTTGATTTGTGATTGAAAAGTGGTTTGCTTTGATTTGTATATTACAGGTTAGAAGAGAAGCATCGGATCAGAGTGATCAAGCACTTAAAAGGGTATCTTgaatttttgttatgttttgttttttaattgtaCTGGATTGAGCTAAGAGTTTGTTATTGAGATTTATTGTTGCTGATTTCGATTTTTCGTGAAGGTGGGAGCTAAAGACTTGATGAACTTAGGGGATCGAATTTGTCTTCCTATATCGGTGAAAGAGTTTCCTGATGATAAGCAAGAGGAGGGACATTGTAGTGAGGACGAAGTCAAGTTTATCCGTAGCCTTGTGTTGTGTAAGGTTCATAATTGTGAACTCTTTtgcttgtgtgtgtgtgtgtgtatgtttAGTTATGTTGCATACGCATGTTGATATGATTACAGGATCCGGCTATTATTGTCATCAGTAAACCCCCTGGATTGCCTGTTCAGGTTAGCTATTGATACTTAACTGATGATTTTGTTATAAATATGGTTTCTTGGTAGCATTGTTTGATTCCAGGGTTGATAAGTGTGGTTTTTGGGCAGGGTGGTATTGGAATTAAAAGGAGTTTAGATGAACTAGCTGCCTCTTGTTTGAATTACGACTGCTCAGAACCCCCTCGTCTGGTTAGTTTGTAGTAAACGTTAACTTATGCAGGATTCATTATCTATAGCTGTAAGACTATAATTCAGACACAGATGTATACGAAAGAGGCACTTATTGGATGACTACTACACTATTTTAGTTATGTCTCTCTTGAAAAGTTGCTAAATCAATGATCATCacctttttttctctttctttttaaatttgaGTGTTCTACAACGCTGTTCAAGTTGTTAGCTATATTAATTCATTGGCCAGGGTTACTGTTTCACACCTTGGTTGCGTAAAAAGTTGTGGCAGTTTAGTCTAGAAAGAATGCAAcagaatgaatgaatgaataacATTCTTGTATTATTAGGGTTAGAGTTCTAATGTCTTGAATGAACAGGGACCATTGTTTTCCATGTCCTGTTTGACTATTTCTGTCTTTTTAACATCTAAGCACAAAAGACTAAAGTATGATGAAGATATCAATGGATGGACAATACGTCCGTTACATTCTTCATAATGTGaatgattcaatatttgaTAGAACTATGTTAGTTTATGGATAGGCACGGCACAAGCATGATATGTTCAAATGACACCTATAAAAAGTTTGATTGATATATTAAGTGTACTTGCCTGGCCTCTTCTGTTTCGGCAACAATCTTGTAGATTGCTTGCATGTTGGAGGATCGATCTTTTCTGAACACATTTTGTTGTTTAGGTACACAGACTTGACAGGGACTGTAGTGGTATCCTTGTGATGGGGCGAACACAAATAAGTGCAACAGTTTTGCATTCCCTCTTCTGTGAGAAAACTTTTGGAGCTTCAGATGATGCGAGTAATTGTCAGCTCATTACATGATATTTCTGCTTTAGCTTGTTCTGAGATCCACGTTTGTGTGACATTACATGTTAAATtacctgtgagtttttttcCAGGTTTTTGACCACGCTGAAGGTATTCTGCAAAGAAGGTATCGGGCAGTCGGGCACTTGTCATTGGATCTCCCAGACAACAAGAGGGCTTAATCTCAGTTCCTTTAGGAAAGGTTAGAGTACTTTTGAATATAGTTACTATCCTACCTACGCCGCAGACCTAATGATGAACAATAATGAACCCTACTCAAAAAATTAATGGCTGCATGATTAAGCTTTCTGGTAGTACCTTAGGGATATTTTTTTCTTGAGAGGATACCTTAGGGATACATTGAACATATATTAatgcaaaataaaaataaaaataacaagGTGAAAAAATACAGCCAAATACATGTTTGCTTTGATTATCTCTGGGCATTCCATTTGTTGACCAAATTTGGCAATTTATGTTTGCAGTTACTAAGCAATTTTTGTGAATGATGTTATATTACATGTGCAATATTAGAAAACTACGGAACTGAAATTGCCAAAACTATGAACCAAAACTGTAAATTGTTTCAGACTACACACTGAACATGTGTCATAGCTCATTtccaatgaaaaaaaaagtattttaCCCAAATGTACTGAAGTTTTGATAACTTGGTGCACATGAAATCTTCCAGGTGGTGGTTGACAATGGTAAATCAGATAGAATCACCATTGTGAATAAAGCACAATGTTTGCCTTCCCAACATGCAATTATAAAGTACAAAGTGATTGGATCATCATATCTTGGTCAGTAAGAAACTCTATTGCCCTTCCACTTGATATTTAGAGGAATGTCTGCGTAACGTTTTGTCATGAGATGTCTGTAGCTGGAATACCTGGACCGAAGTAGTTTAAATAGGATTACTTGGCATTCCACTGTTAGATTCTTTTGATATGCTACTACAGATTCTCAGACATTTAATACATCCTATTATGTTTCTGATACTCTGATGTGATTGTGTAGGTTTCACATGGTTAGAGCTAATTCCACTTACCGGTCGAAAGCACCAGGTCCGTATCTAAACTAGACACTTCCATTGATATTTTTGATGCAGCTTTAATCACTAGTTAGAGTGACTTTTAACTCTGCTGTCTGTGTCAACTCTTTTGGAACTTTTAGACTAGACACTTCCATTGATATTTTGATGCAGCTTAATCACTAGTTAGAGTGACTTTTACTCTGCTGTCTGTGTCAACTCTTCTGGAACTACAGCTACGTGTACACTGTGTGGAAGTTTTGGGAACACTAATAGTTGGCGACTACAAATATGGGTGGCAAAAGCACAAGGATTGGAAACCTGTTGCTTGGTCTAAGATTGAATCTCATTCCAATGAGGAGATTTCAAAGAGAAAAAACCTTCCTTTTGATCTGAATATGGACAGTGGAAGTATCAGTGAAAAGAATTTGCGCCTACATCTGCATTCTAAACAAATTATTTTGCCTAATGTGTTTATGGCTATGGAAAATGTGAAACTGCATGCTGAGTGTGATTTTTCAGGAGTAGAAAGACTAGAGTTGGCTACACCTCTGCCTTCATACATGCAAAGAAGTTGGGATATTACAAATTCTGGTTCCGAccgcggggggggggggggggcattCTTAAGCTAAAACTAGGATTTTTCGAATCCTATTATTCGTTGAGGTGCGTTCTTCCCTTAATGTCATTTTGTTTTAACTTGCACATTCCGGGTGAGGTTACTTTCTAGCTCGTGTTTAGATTTAAGTAAGTGTAATACTTGGCAATCCATGGGCAAACTTGGTCAAAACACTGTATGTTATGTCCTGATTATACTGTACATTACCACTCAAATTTTTGAACAAGGTGGCCTATCAGTATACATTTATTACTGCTTAGAAATCCAGTGCAGAATAGATAAAGAATAGATTACCACAAGTGCACcatattttgttatttgacTCTGAGAGTCTTCTACCAATTTGCTGGCAGAATTATGTTGAATAATAGATTCCTTTTTGTGCTTGCAGGACTACCTTATGGCTCCCTCTTTCTGAAAATTAATCAGACTAACCCCTAAACTCACAAATATGATCCAAATTGAAATCGACTTGACATGTGACGTAAGCTGCTGACTTGGAACTGACCCCTAAACTCTCATTTATGATCTCTCGGGTCCATTGTAGTTATTTACTGTTGTTTTTGTTAGTGTGGATATAAACACAATTATACATCTCATTGTACGTAGTTATTTATTGTTAGTTGTTGTTATGGACAAGCTGGGAATGCTCTTTTGGATGTTCATTTTACTTGATTCTGAgatctcttttaattttttggaaaattttctattgtttctgtttGATTGTTGCCTTTTCATCCAATCAACCTTCTATAAGGATGTTAATTaggttttaattattttaatttggGAGGTTTAATGTGcaaatttttcaaaaaatgGAGTAGGGGCCTTGTTGTCAGTTCCAAGTCAGCAGCTTACGTCACATTTCGAGCTGACTTCATAATTTGGACACGAGAGATCATATTTATATTCAGATTATTTATTCAGCTTTTTATTTGCCAAACCCAAATCTAGACACATTAATATAATATCTGGATCTCTTAATATGTATGGCTTGTGCAATATCAGCTTGCAGGTGCCAATGAGGTAAGAAAATAAAGACGCACTGAAAATCATTGTAAAGAAAATCTGGAAGGATGTCAGACTGTAATATGTCACCCTATAAATCATTTGTACACGGGTTGTTTCTGAGCATCAATCAATGGCCAAGATTAAGGCTCTATggttttcttttgctttctcCATTCTCATGATCAACATAAGCTTCTTTGTTTGCAAAGCCATTGAGGAAAGCAGAAAGGTTCACATAGTATATCTCGGCTCACTTCCAGATATCAACTTGTACTCACCATTGTCTCACCACCGTACTATATTAGAATGTAGAAAGAGTTGTCAGGAATGGTTGGGCTGCAAATCTGTTGATAAGAAGTTACAAAAGGAGTTTCAATGGATTTGCTGTGAAGACAAAAGATTTCTAACATGAAGGAAGTAGTCTGTCTTTCCAAGCACCAGTTTCCGACTTCAAACAACAAGATCTTGGGACTTGATCGGTCTAAATGGGAAAACCCATCGAAATGCCACAGTAGAGTGATATCATTATTGGTGTCCTTGACACAGGAATCTGGCCTGAATCGGATAGCTTCAAAGATGAAGGATTTGGACTGGCTCCAAAGAAGTGGAAAGGTGCTTCTGTAGGGGGTGAAAACTTCACTTGCAACAACAAGATCATTGGAGCTCGGTTTTACAAACCAGCTGCGTCCGCAAGGGATGACGTAGGCCATGGAACCCACACTGCCTCAACTGCACCAGGGAATGCCGTAAAGGATGTGAGCTTTTATGGATTTGCACAAGGTACTGCAACAGGTGGAGTTCCTTCTGCGAGAATTGCTGCATATAAAGTTTGCAATGGCAAGCTGTGCAGTTCCGAGGGTATCCTGGGTGCTTTTGACGATGCTATTGCTGATGGAGTTGACATCATCACGGTTTCACTTACTGGCATACTCGCACTACCTTTTCATAAGGATCCGATAGCAATAGGTGTTTTTCATGCAAATTAGAAAGGGATACTAACAACTCAGGCTGCGGGAAATGATGGTCCTTGGTTCTGTAACAAGTGTAGCACCGTGGTTGCTAACAGTTGCAGCAAGTAGCACAGATCGTCAGATCATTGACAAAGTTGTCCTAGGCTTGATAATATTAGGTAGAATTTGATTTTGGTCCACGTGAAGAGAAGGAAACAACAACAGGCGCAGTATCAT from Argentina anserina chromosome 2, drPotAnse1.1, whole genome shotgun sequence carries:
- the LOC126782500 gene encoding LOW QUALITY PROTEIN: RNA pseudouridine synthase 4, mitochondrial (The sequence of the model RefSeq protein was modified relative to this genomic sequence to represent the inferred CDS: deleted 2 bases in 1 codon), with product MVSPPIHLFHSSRSYAATALHEDKQKRGKKWFTLPPFTDAINGAALGRELSRSVGRDVYAKTSSSSSSSAAPATTALKWITRCCPEIPRSLVQELFRLRQVRREASDQSDQALKRVGAKDLMNLGDRICLPISVKEFPDDKQEEGHCSEDEVKFIRSLVLCKDPAIIVISKPPGLPVQGGIGIKRSLDELAASCLNYDCSEPPRLVHRLDRDCSGILVMGRTQISATVLHSLFCEKTFGASDDVFDHAEGILQRRYGSRALVIGSPRQQEGLISVPLGKVVVDNGKSDRITIVNKAQCLPSQHAIIKYKVIGSSYLGFTWLELIPLTGRKHQLRVHCVEVLGTLIVGDYKYGWQKHKDWKPVAWSKIESHSNEEISKRKNLPFDLNMDSGSISEKNLRLHLHSKQIILPNVFMAMENVKLHAECDFSGVERLELATPLPSYMQRSWDITNSGSDRGGGGGAFLS
- the LOC126782503 gene encoding LOW QUALITY PROTEIN: subtilisin-like protease SBT4.9 (The sequence of the model RefSeq protein was modified relative to this genomic sequence to represent the inferred CDS: inserted 8 bases in 4 codons; deleted 3 bases in 3 codons; substituted 1 base at 1 genomic stop codon): MAKIKALWFSFAFSILMINISFFVCKAIEESRKVHIVYLGSLPDINLYSPLSHHRTILECERVVRNGWAANLLIRSYKRSFNGFAVKXQKISNMKEVXSVFPSTSFRLQTTRSWDLIGLNGKTHRNATVEXDIIIGVLDTGIWPESDSFKDEGFGLAPKKWKGASVGGENFTCNNKIIGARFYKPAASARDDVGHGTHTASTAPGNAVKDVSFYGFAQGTATGGVPSARIAAYKVCNGKLCSSEGILGAFDDAIADGVDIITVSLTGILALPFHKDPIAIGVFHANXKGILTTQAAGNDGPXGSVTSVAPWLLTVAASSTDRQIIDKVVLGLIILADSPPYVNDRSLTGVNILAAYSPVASVTENPWETRHVKYNILSGTSMSSPHAAGAAAYVKSYHPDWSPAAIKSALMTTSWPMNATDDSPGEFAYGSGDINPVRAIDPGLVNEAGMEDYIKQLCTVLGEAEIRLISGDNSSCSAHLDKDLPVHCHNYPSLAAVVSPKQAFTVKFRRTVKNVGLANSTYKARIFANSTQVDIKVVPEVLSLNSLDEKKSFDVTIVGEGLSEGAQLHVSALLIWSDGSSGVRSPILVHTNQYQ